A region of Ochrobactrum quorumnocens DNA encodes the following proteins:
- the prmC gene encoding peptide chain release factor N(5)-glutamine methyltransferase: protein MSGERLDSLTASSRARLRAAHLDTPDLDAQLLVEWITGATRLDLISAPEKLIDEAQVAQLNDALERRIAGEPVHRIIGMREFYGLPFRLSPETLEPRPDTEALVELISPYIEKLIAQHGRATMLDMGTGTGAIVISLLHQFEKLHGIGLDVAEGALAMARINAAMNGVSDRFAALKSDWFSNVRGRFHLIVSNPPYIPHKDIADLSREVREHDPMAALDGGMDGLDFYRALAKHAAEYLYKDGIVAVEIGAGQFDDVSAVFKSADFHLINSASDFGGHRRAMVFTQKDATGF, encoded by the coding sequence GTGAGTGGCGAACGTCTTGATAGCTTGACGGCATCAAGCCGCGCACGACTTCGTGCGGCACACCTCGATACCCCCGATCTCGACGCGCAGCTTCTTGTCGAGTGGATCACTGGCGCAACGCGGCTTGATCTGATTTCCGCGCCGGAAAAGCTCATTGATGAAGCGCAGGTTGCGCAATTGAATGACGCATTGGAGCGTCGGATAGCGGGCGAGCCTGTGCATCGCATTATCGGAATGCGCGAGTTTTATGGTTTGCCATTCCGGCTTTCGCCCGAAACACTAGAACCGCGACCCGATACCGAAGCACTCGTTGAGCTGATTTCACCTTATATCGAAAAGCTAATCGCACAGCACGGTCGGGCAACGATGCTCGATATGGGCACGGGTACGGGTGCCATCGTGATTTCACTGCTGCATCAGTTTGAAAAGCTGCACGGTATTGGACTGGACGTCGCGGAAGGTGCACTGGCCATGGCACGGATCAATGCGGCCATGAATGGTGTTAGCGATAGATTTGCGGCGCTGAAAAGCGATTGGTTTTCCAATGTGCGCGGTCGGTTTCATCTTATTGTTTCAAATCCCCCCTATATTCCGCATAAAGACATCGCGGATCTGTCACGAGAAGTCCGTGAGCATGATCCGATGGCGGCCCTCGATGGGGGAATGGATGGACTGGATTTTTATCGTGCTCTTGCAAAGCATGCAGCAGAGTACCTATATAAGGATGGAATAGTTGCCGTCGAAATTGGCGCAGGCCAGTTTGACGATGTGAGCGCGGTTTTTAAAAGCGCTGATTTCCATTTGATCAACAGTGCGAGCGATTTCGGTGGCCATAGAAGGGCCATGGTTTTCACGCAGAAAGATGCAACGGGCTTTTAA
- the prfA gene encoding peptide chain release factor 1: protein MIALPQDRMDQLLKRFSMIESQMANNPDSETYVKLASEYSELQDVVGKIRELTDARSEARDLASMRDDASTDAEMRALAVEELPGVLERIEGLEQEVQILLLPKDAADEKNAILEIRAGTGGLEAALFAGDLFRMYERFAAEKGWRVELVSSSEGDAGGYKEIIATVSGKGVFSKLKFESGVHRVQRVPETEAGGRIHTSAATVAVLPEAEDIDIEIRNEDIRIDTMRASGAGGQHVNTTDSAVRITHIPTGIMVVQAEKSQHQNRARAMQILRARLYDMERQKADSERSESRRSQVGSGDRSERIRTYNFPQGRVTDHRINLTLYKLDRVMMGELDELVDALISDHQTALLMELGENT from the coding sequence ATGATCGCATTGCCACAGGACCGGATGGACCAGCTTCTCAAGCGGTTCTCGATGATTGAAAGCCAGATGGCGAACAATCCGGATTCGGAAACCTATGTAAAGCTTGCGTCGGAATATTCCGAGCTTCAGGACGTCGTGGGCAAAATCCGTGAACTGACCGATGCGCGTAGTGAAGCGCGGGACCTCGCTTCCATGCGCGATGACGCATCGACCGATGCTGAGATGCGGGCGCTGGCTGTGGAAGAACTGCCAGGTGTGCTTGAACGGATCGAGGGGCTGGAGCAGGAAGTGCAGATTCTTCTTCTGCCGAAAGACGCGGCAGACGAGAAGAACGCGATCCTTGAAATCCGCGCCGGTACGGGTGGGCTGGAAGCAGCGCTTTTCGCAGGTGATCTTTTCCGCATGTATGAGCGTTTTGCAGCTGAAAAAGGCTGGCGCGTTGAGCTGGTATCATCCAGCGAAGGTGACGCAGGCGGTTATAAGGAAATCATTGCCACGGTTTCGGGCAAGGGTGTTTTCTCCAAGCTCAAATTCGAATCAGGTGTGCATCGTGTGCAGCGCGTCCCGGAAACTGAAGCAGGTGGACGTATTCATACATCCGCTGCAACCGTTGCGGTGTTGCCGGAAGCCGAAGATATCGACATTGAAATCCGCAATGAGGATATCCGCATCGATACGATGCGTGCGTCTGGTGCCGGCGGACAGCACGTCAACACGACTGACTCGGCTGTGCGTATCACCCATATTCCTACCGGCATCATGGTGGTGCAGGCCGAAAAATCGCAGCACCAGAACCGCGCCCGGGCAATGCAGATTTTGCGTGCGCGTCTTTATGATATGGAGCGGCAAAAGGCCGATAGTGAACGTTCGGAATCGCGTCGCAGCCAGGTTGGCTCGGGGGATCGTTCAGAGCGCATCCGCACCTATAACTTTCCGCAGGGGCGCGTTACCGATCACCGTATTAATCTGACCCTCTACAAACTCGACCGAGTGATGATGGGTGAACTCGACGAACTGGTCGATGCATTGATCTCCGATCATCAGACAGCACTTCTGATGGAACTGGGCGAAAACACGTGA
- the ptsP gene encoding phosphoenolpyruvate--protein phosphotransferase yields MRDLTTGPRVLLKRLRELMAEPLEPQERLDRIVREIAQNMVAEVCSFYILRADGVLELYATEGLNPQSVHLAQLRLGQGLVGTIAASARPLNLTDAQSHPAFAYLPETGEEAYNSFLGVPVLRAGRTLGVLVVQNQTKRAYREDEVEALETTAMVLAEIIATGDGLRFARPGIELDLGRPMSVTGNALNDGIGLGHVVLHEPRIVVTNLFNEDSQAELIRLEEALGSLRISIDDMLSRRDVAVEGEHREVLEAYRMFAHDRGWVRRLEEAVHNGLTAEAAVEKVQSDTRARMVHLTDPYMRERLSDFDDLANRLLRQLMGRDAKTMAESLAKDSIIVARSMGAAELLDYPRERLRGVVLEDGAATSHVVIVARAMGIPVVGQAKGAVSMAENNDAAIVDGDEGIVHLRPQADVEAAYAEKVRFRARRQALYRESRDKPALTKDGVDISLLMNAGLLVDLPQLSASGAAGIGLFRTELQFMVASTFPRAEQQERLYRSVIEAAGNKPVTFRTLDIGGDKVLPYFRATAQEENPALGWRAIRLTLDRPGLLRTQLRALLKAAGGRELKIMLPMVTEVSEVKAAREIIDREVRHLSRFAHTLPLNLKLGAMVEVPALLWQLDELMSIVDFVSVGSNDLFQFLMAVDRGNSLISGRFDQLSPAFLRTLRHIVDAGNRHGKPVTLCGEMAGRPLTAMALLGLGFRSISMSAANIGPVKAMLGALDVSKLNALLNEKLDKPNGAHSMRELLLQFAEDNDIPL; encoded by the coding sequence TGTTGAAGCGGCTGCGCGAATTGATGGCGGAGCCGCTGGAGCCGCAGGAGCGTCTTGACCGGATTGTCCGTGAAATCGCGCAAAATATGGTTGCGGAAGTCTGCTCCTTTTACATTCTTCGCGCCGATGGCGTGCTTGAGCTCTACGCCACCGAAGGTCTTAATCCACAATCCGTTCACCTGGCGCAGTTGCGTTTGGGGCAGGGTCTTGTCGGCACCATTGCAGCCAGTGCTCGTCCTTTGAACCTGACAGACGCACAGAGCCATCCGGCTTTTGCTTATCTGCCGGAAACGGGCGAAGAAGCCTATAATTCATTCCTCGGTGTGCCTGTGCTACGCGCTGGCCGCACTTTGGGCGTTCTTGTTGTCCAGAATCAGACCAAGCGCGCTTATCGTGAGGACGAGGTAGAAGCACTTGAAACGACAGCCATGGTTCTGGCCGAAATCATTGCGACGGGAGATGGTCTGCGTTTCGCGCGTCCAGGTATTGAACTGGATCTTGGTCGTCCTATGAGTGTGACTGGCAATGCGCTCAACGATGGCATCGGCCTTGGTCATGTCGTGCTGCACGAGCCGCGTATCGTCGTAACCAACCTTTTCAATGAAGACAGCCAAGCTGAGCTGATCCGACTGGAAGAAGCGCTGGGGTCTCTGCGCATTTCGATTGATGACATGCTTTCACGCCGCGATGTGGCTGTGGAAGGCGAGCATCGTGAAGTGCTCGAAGCCTATCGCATGTTTGCGCATGATCGTGGCTGGGTGCGTCGTCTCGAAGAAGCTGTGCACAATGGTTTGACCGCTGAAGCCGCTGTCGAAAAAGTTCAGAGCGACACACGTGCGCGCATGGTGCATCTGACCGATCCGTATATGCGTGAGCGCTTGTCTGATTTCGATGATCTGGCCAATCGTTTGCTGCGTCAGCTTATGGGGCGCGATGCCAAGACAATGGCCGAATCGCTCGCCAAGGATTCGATCATTGTCGCCCGTTCAATGGGTGCAGCAGAGCTCCTTGATTACCCGCGTGAGCGCTTACGCGGCGTGGTGCTCGAAGACGGTGCCGCGACGAGCCATGTTGTGATCGTTGCGCGCGCCATGGGGATTCCGGTTGTGGGACAGGCCAAAGGCGCTGTTTCCATGGCTGAAAACAATGATGCGGCGATTGTCGATGGCGATGAAGGCATCGTGCATCTGCGTCCGCAGGCCGATGTTGAAGCTGCCTATGCAGAAAAGGTTCGTTTCCGGGCCCGTCGTCAGGCGCTTTATCGCGAATCGCGTGACAAGCCCGCTCTGACGAAAGACGGGGTCGATATCTCGTTGCTGATGAATGCTGGTCTGCTGGTGGATCTGCCGCAACTTTCGGCATCAGGCGCTGCAGGTATCGGCCTGTTCCGTACCGAACTTCAGTTCATGGTGGCATCGACCTTCCCACGCGCGGAACAGCAAGAACGGCTTTATCGCTCGGTAATCGAGGCGGCAGGCAATAAGCCTGTCACCTTCCGGACGCTCGATATTGGCGGCGACAAGGTGCTCCCCTATTTCCGTGCCACAGCGCAGGAAGAAAATCCGGCTCTCGGCTGGCGTGCAATCCGTTTGACATTGGATCGTCCCGGCTTGCTGCGGACACAGTTGCGCGCGTTGCTGAAAGCTGCGGGCGGGCGTGAACTTAAAATCATGCTACCGATGGTAACCGAGGTTAGCGAAGTGAAGGCCGCGCGCGAGATCATTGATCGCGAAGTCCGTCATCTTTCCCGCTTTGCCCATACGCTGCCGCTCAATCTGAAGCTCGGGGCCATGGTTGAAGTGCCAGCACTGCTGTGGCAGCTCGATGAGTTGATGTCGATTGTGGACTTTGTCTCGGTCGGTTCCAATGATCTATTCCAGTTCCTGATGGCGGTCGATCGCGGAAATTCGCTGATTTCCGGTCGCTTCGATCAGCTTTCGCCAGCCTTCCTGCGCACACTTCGACATATTGTCGATGCTGGAAATCGTCACGGAAAGCCGGTCACATTGTGCGGTGAAATGGCGGGCCGTCCGCTGACTGCGATGGCGCTACTCGGCCTTGGCTTCCGTTCGATTTCCATGTCGGCGGCCAATATCGGACCAGTGAAGGCGATGCTTGGTGCGCTTGATGTAAGCAAGCTCAATGCATTGTTGAACGAGAAGCTGGACAAGCCCAATGGCGCACATTCGATGCGTGAATTGCTGCTTCAGTTTGCCGAAGACAACGATATTCCGTTATAG